In Bosea vestrisii, the following are encoded in one genomic region:
- a CDS encoding transglycosylase SLT domain-containing protein codes for MSQRFKQFQAAFQEDACLETIMQARQGGITLACSACGKTSAFAPRVKMRAYACPHCGFLVSPCKGTPLESRRTSLQLWFFALKALTEQGPRGAATTLEREANIPAQQARRMIAELQEAASKDGKGPDWLVAAQRTVIGSANATNLAAGVPFAAADGSSRLRLASYIGGGALVLAIVGGVAVATLRPGSTELSGGFEPMESVEAPSLRAPTRPSLILSSVEGDLEAARQATQFALNADPSLAAIKEQIAAETPNQPAMPIPVMPPSNIILVPPSLPGKPGTPTAAARAQLPQAPINYNGDPNQVLTFGPIKIRRHLVEMIVRAGRVVGADPTLLMAVADKESSFSTAVQAKTSSATGLYQFIEQTWLGVIFEFGRKHGLNAEAALVTRNGRQFVIADANERQRILDLRREPYLSALLAGEMLKRDTLRLEKAMGRHLTGGEIYLIHFLGPDAAQTFIETMEETPGASAAALLPRPAEANRPIFYAQSGGETKTLSVSEVHKKFDEMIKVRLDRYKIVRGPAAGPARPPQK; via the coding sequence ATGAGTCAGCGCTTCAAGCAGTTTCAGGCCGCATTCCAGGAGGATGCCTGCCTCGAAACCATCATGCAGGCGCGACAGGGCGGCATCACGCTGGCCTGCTCCGCTTGCGGGAAGACGTCGGCCTTCGCGCCGCGGGTGAAAATGCGCGCCTATGCCTGTCCGCATTGCGGTTTCCTGGTCTCGCCCTGCAAGGGGACTCCGCTGGAGAGCCGGCGCACGTCGCTGCAGCTCTGGTTCTTCGCGCTCAAAGCGTTGACCGAGCAGGGCCCGCGCGGCGCGGCCACGACGCTGGAACGCGAGGCGAATATCCCGGCCCAGCAGGCGCGCCGCATGATCGCCGAACTGCAGGAGGCGGCCAGCAAGGACGGCAAGGGGCCGGACTGGCTCGTGGCGGCGCAAAGGACAGTGATCGGGAGTGCCAACGCCACGAACCTTGCCGCCGGTGTCCCGTTCGCTGCAGCAGATGGCAGCTCCCGACTCCGACTCGCCTCCTATATCGGTGGAGGAGCACTGGTTCTGGCTATCGTCGGCGGTGTCGCGGTCGCGACCCTGAGGCCGGGATCGACCGAACTGAGCGGCGGCTTCGAGCCGATGGAAAGCGTCGAGGCGCCGTCGCTCAGGGCGCCGACCCGACCGTCGCTGATCCTGTCCTCGGTTGAAGGCGATCTCGAAGCAGCGCGACAGGCGACGCAGTTCGCCCTGAACGCCGATCCGTCGCTCGCGGCGATCAAGGAACAGATTGCAGCCGAGACGCCCAATCAGCCGGCGATGCCGATACCGGTCATGCCGCCCTCGAATATCATCCTCGTTCCGCCCAGCCTGCCGGGCAAGCCCGGCACCCCTACGGCCGCGGCGCGCGCGCAACTGCCGCAGGCGCCGATCAATTACAACGGCGACCCCAATCAGGTCCTGACCTTCGGGCCGATCAAGATTCGCCGGCATCTGGTCGAGATGATCGTCAGGGCAGGGCGCGTCGTCGGCGCCGACCCGACCCTGCTGATGGCGGTCGCCGACAAGGAGTCCTCCTTCTCGACAGCAGTGCAGGCGAAGACCTCCTCGGCGACCGGGCTGTACCAGTTCATCGAGCAGACCTGGCTCGGCGTGATTTTCGAGTTCGGCCGCAAGCACGGTCTTAATGCCGAAGCGGCGCTGGTCACCCGCAACGGCCGGCAGTTCGTCATCGCCGACGCGAACGAGCGCCAGCGCATCCTCGATCTCAGGCGCGAGCCCTATCTCTCGGCTTTGCTGGCGGGCGAGATGCTGAAGCGCGACACGCTCAGGCTTGAGAAGGCGATGGGGCGCCATCTCACCGGCGGCGAGATCTACCTGATCCATTTCCTCGGGCCGGATGCGGCGCAGACCTTCATCGAGACGATGGAGGAAACGCCCGGCGCCAGCGCCGCGGCGCTTCTGCCGCGCCCGGCAGAGGCCAACCGCCCGATCTTCTATGCCCAGTCCGGCGGCGAGACCAAGACGCTCTCGGTCTCCGAGGTGCACAAGAAGTTCGACGAGATGATCAAGGTCAGGCTCGACCGCTACAAGATCGTGCGTGGCCCTGCGGCCGGACCGGCGCGGCCGCCACAGAAATAG
- a CDS encoding serine/threonine-protein kinase, whose protein sequence is MNDPDRTVFLPRTGLAPGVRLNGIYEIERLIATGGMGEVYQGRAIQTGDAVAIKIVRSDMAQDANVIALFRNEASALHNLYNEAIVRYYVFTVDPATQATYLAMEFVDGQPLSDRLKQGPLPFEEVDLLRRRIASGLHAAHMLGITHRDMSPDNIILPGGQVTRAKIIDFGIAKSKLAEKTVIGSGFAGKYNYVSPEQLGLYGAEVTGKSDIYSLGLVLAEALGGRPLDMGGTQMQILEKRRRVPDLSAIDKRIRPLLARMLAPDPKDRQADMAEVAAWQAKGSAGPSGKRAFPWPLVAGVAALALLAGGGFVAWQILGRASPTQQAMNTSPPPLSDDRPLPPSGAGSSSPPPELIPANPTPPATPGPSPQPASQNEPPTLQPPAAPGPTAPPLPPAAAPPELNPTSTSPPPSPASTTGPKPTPTVPPPTPSGPEPEPRTAAERTARYVADYDGGSCFFLWPTAIADKRTTIEGFGSSAEPFVSFDGAFKKAQGYEAQISLRTITTAQCPMVDFLRQLGRGIDRSPVMQIGAFTIKSGDALSGTVESDPNRHLDILLIGDDGLVYNLANYTRREGGKASFSLKLESTAASGAPVRPQTVLALVSQAPLPTLTGPNPAPAGDIFPGLHQDIARAGGKVGIGIKYFRIE, encoded by the coding sequence ATGAACGACCCCGACCGCACCGTCTTCCTGCCGCGCACGGGCCTGGCGCCGGGCGTCCGGCTGAACGGCATCTACGAAATCGAGCGCCTGATCGCGACCGGCGGCATGGGCGAGGTCTATCAGGGCCGCGCCATCCAGACCGGCGACGCGGTCGCGATCAAGATCGTTCGTTCCGACATGGCGCAAGACGCCAATGTCATCGCCCTGTTCCGTAACGAGGCGTCGGCGCTGCACAACCTCTATAATGAGGCGATCGTCCGCTATTACGTCTTCACCGTCGACCCGGCGACGCAGGCGACCTATCTCGCCATGGAGTTCGTCGACGGCCAGCCGCTGTCAGATCGGCTGAAGCAAGGGCCGTTGCCCTTCGAGGAGGTTGATCTGCTGCGCCGGCGCATCGCGTCCGGCCTGCATGCCGCCCATATGCTCGGCATCACCCATCGCGATATGTCGCCCGACAACATCATCCTGCCCGGCGGCCAGGTCACCCGCGCCAAGATCATCGATTTCGGCATCGCCAAGTCGAAGCTGGCCGAGAAGACCGTGATCGGCTCGGGCTTTGCCGGCAAGTACAACTACGTCTCGCCCGAGCAGCTCGGCCTCTACGGCGCCGAGGTCACCGGCAAGTCCGACATCTACAGCCTCGGCCTCGTGCTCGCCGAAGCGCTCGGCGGTCGCCCGCTCGACATGGGCGGAACGCAGATGCAGATCCTCGAGAAGCGCCGCCGCGTTCCCGATCTCTCGGCCATCGACAAGCGCATCCGCCCGCTGCTCGCGCGCATGCTCGCCCCCGATCCGAAGGATCGCCAGGCCGACATGGCCGAAGTCGCTGCCTGGCAGGCCAAGGGCAGCGCGGGGCCCAGCGGCAAGCGTGCCTTCCCTTGGCCGTTGGTCGCGGGGGTCGCGGCGCTCGCGCTACTCGCCGGCGGTGGCTTCGTCGCCTGGCAAATATTGGGCCGTGCGAGCCCGACACAACAGGCAATGAACACGTCGCCGCCGCCCTTGAGCGATGATCGTCCGCTGCCTCCCTCGGGCGCGGGGTCGAGCAGCCCGCCGCCCGAACTCATCCCCGCGAATCCGACTCCGCCGGCCACACCGGGACCGTCGCCGCAGCCCGCGAGCCAGAACGAGCCACCCACCTTGCAGCCGCCGGCGGCTCCCGGTCCGACTGCGCCGCCACTGCCGCCTGCTGCAGCTCCGCCAGAGCTGAATCCGACGTCGACGTCACCGCCACCGAGCCCGGCATCGACGACCGGCCCGAAGCCGACACCAACCGTTCCACCGCCGACACCGTCCGGTCCGGAACCCGAGCCGCGCACGGCTGCCGAACGGACGGCGCGCTATGTCGCGGATTATGATGGTGGTTCCTGCTTCTTCCTGTGGCCGACGGCGATCGCCGACAAGCGCACCACGATCGAAGGCTTCGGCAGTTCAGCCGAGCCTTTCGTCAGCTTCGACGGAGCTTTCAAGAAGGCGCAGGGCTACGAGGCGCAGATCAGCCTGCGTACGATCACCACTGCCCAATGCCCGATGGTCGACTTCCTGCGCCAGCTCGGTCGCGGCATCGACCGCAGCCCGGTGATGCAGATCGGCGCCTTCACCATCAAGAGCGGCGACGCGCTCTCGGGCACGGTCGAGAGTGACCCGAACCGGCATCTCGACATCCTGCTCATCGGCGATGACGGCCTGGTCTACAATCTCGCGAATTACACCCGTCGCGAGGGTGGTAAGGCGAGCTTCAGTCTGAAACTGGAATCGACGGCCGCTTCGGGCGCCCCGGTGCGGCCGCAAACCGTGCTGGCCCTCGTCAGCCAGGCGCCGCTGCCGACGCTGACTGGCCCCAACCCGGCTCCGGCCGGTGACATCTTCCCCGGCCTGCACCAGGACATCGCCCGCGCCGGCGGCAAGGTCGGCATCGGCATCAAGTATTTCCGGATCGAGTGA
- a CDS encoding PP2C family protein-serine/threonine phosphatase: MNEHSPGASFETGAVSHAGRVRSHNEDNLVVRPEHGLWAVADGMGGHQNGAMASATVAASLSAIGPAASAAELLDRLERGVIEANTELRRMIREHDGATMGATLAVLLAHGRHFACVWCGDSRVYLVRGGHITQVSRDHTEAQDMIERGLLTAEEARTWPRRHVITRAIGVHDRPELEIDHGELEGGDVFVLCSDGLTDHVRDEEILRAASSGGAQAASDALLALTLERGATDNVTVIVVRYHHDGGTEKTRWVPNMRQRRSDAP; encoded by the coding sequence ATGAACGAGCACAGCCCCGGCGCCTCCTTCGAGACGGGCGCAGTCAGCCATGCCGGGCGCGTGCGCAGCCATAACGAAGACAATCTGGTCGTCCGGCCCGAGCATGGCCTGTGGGCCGTCGCGGACGGCATGGGCGGCCATCAGAACGGCGCCATGGCGAGCGCGACAGTAGCGGCGAGCCTTTCCGCCATCGGCCCAGCTGCCTCGGCCGCCGAATTGCTCGACCGGCTCGAGCGCGGCGTGATCGAGGCCAATACGGAACTGCGCCGGATGATCCGCGAGCATGACGGCGCCACCATGGGTGCGACGCTTGCCGTGCTGCTCGCCCATGGCCGCCATTTCGCCTGCGTCTGGTGCGGCGACAGCCGCGTCTATCTCGTCCGCGGGGGCCACATCACCCAGGTCTCGCGCGATCACACCGAGGCGCAGGATATGATCGAGCGCGGCCTGCTGACCGCCGAGGAGGCGCGGACCTGGCCGAGGCGGCATGTCATCACCCGCGCCATCGGTGTCCATGATCGCCCCGAGCTCGAAATCGATCATGGCGAACTCGAAGGCGGCGACGTCTTCGTGCTCTGCTCGGACGGGTTGACCGACCATGTCCGCGACGAGGAGATCCTGCGAGCGGCTTCCTCCGGCGGTGCGCAGGCCGCCAGCGACGCGCTGCTGGCGCTGACCCTGGAGCGCGGCGCCACCGACAATGTCACCGTGATCGTGGTGCGCTATCATCACGATGGCGGAACCGAGAAGACGCGCTGGGTGCCGAACATGCGCCAGCGCCGGAGCGATGCGCCATGA
- the tagF gene encoding type VI secretion system-associated protein TagF yields MFGKLPGKRDFIALNAPTAFLSAYEPWLQGGLTASRVELGTGWQNAFLNAPIWRFWFGSAFCGTTVAGAFMPSVDGIGRYFPLTVFALAGPGAAIPPPELDPQDAWFAQAEDFLLHALEPEASYETVSQALGGLTMPSDDLMAAPPTDMVRLSDGTIVSALDSATFPARLTALRVEDHTHSYAHASYLWTVGGDDFEPLALVGQGLPSPYLFTGLLTGRFDAFLGAGSTA; encoded by the coding sequence TTGTTCGGGAAGCTTCCGGGCAAGCGGGACTTCATCGCGCTGAATGCGCCCACGGCTTTTCTCTCGGCCTATGAGCCCTGGCTCCAGGGCGGGCTTACAGCCAGCCGGGTCGAGCTCGGCACAGGCTGGCAGAATGCCTTCCTGAACGCCCCGATCTGGCGCTTCTGGTTCGGCAGCGCCTTCTGCGGCACCACCGTCGCCGGCGCCTTCATGCCATCGGTCGACGGCATCGGTCGCTATTTCCCGCTGACGGTCTTCGCGCTCGCCGGCCCTGGCGCCGCGATCCCGCCGCCGGAACTCGACCCGCAGGACGCCTGGTTCGCGCAGGCCGAGGACTTCCTGCTGCACGCGCTCGAGCCCGAGGCGAGCTATGAGACGGTTTCGCAGGCGCTGGGCGGGCTCACAATGCCGAGTGACGACCTCATGGCCGCCCCGCCCACCGATATGGTCAGGCTCTCCGACGGCACGATCGTCAGCGCGCTTGATTCCGCCACCTTCCCGGCAAGGCTCACCGCTTTGCGGGTCGAGGACCATACCCACTCCTACGCCCATGCCAGCTATCTCTGGACGGTCGGCGGCGACGATTTCGAACCGCTCGCCCTTGTCGGCCAGGGCTTGCCAAGCCCCTATCTCTTCACCGGCCTTCTGACCGGACGCTTCGACGCCTTCCTCGGTGCGGGATCGACAGCATGA
- the tssM gene encoding type VI secretion system membrane subunit TssM, translating into MNLATWLRIAAIFVGALALTLLIWFGGPFVAFGEVRPFESVWVRLPIALILMLGALGWIAWIVISRRRAVAALSDAMAKEESQTGDGAALGAGMRDALATLRRTRGKDGGDYLYDLPWYVIIGPPGAGKTTALVNSGLKFPLARGGQAPAAVAGNGGTRYCDWWFAEEAVLIDTAGRYTTQDTDSKAERTSWLSFLDLLKSNRPRQPINGVMVAISVEDLLTSSQEEITAHAEAIRARLLELNERLKVDFPVYAVFTKTDLIAGFNEFFAALSEPQRRMVWGHTFQTVDKTRNMIGDVLPEFDALIERLNERLSDRLQDEHNPTSRAKLFGLPSQMAALKPIVNDFLGRVFEPTRYQSSATLRGFYFTSGTQEGTPIDQLIGALSRNFGSEHADSGSYSGRGKSFFLTDLIQKVIIGESGWVSTDLRAARRSTLLRIAGFAAVALVSVALGGMWWTSYARNSDLINQSNYGLADYRSSAAPVLQETTLSERNFSRVLPLLHKLRHMPAGYADKDEPTPVAATFGLSQRERLQSAAQESYHQALERLLRSRIIFRLEEQLEANVNNPGFIYEALKVYLMVGGRAPLDRDLVLAWMRLDWAENLFPGAANAKGREALEEHLLALLDLDDGSEPVVKLNQPLIESSQRTLRRLSIAERAYELLRTQGRNAGRDWVAAIRGGSDARLVFEGVSGEDLDSIRVPYFYTYDGFQSAFVDRLGDIGERIEKERWVLGDNADQAAITSQYASLFQDLLKLYARDFTASWQRTLRRLKLRPLNADKPKYIALSAIAAPTSPFKQLLESIRDETQLTKERAAAKRPAGAQAAEKMAGQVADKAAKTLEERANYSLSRLGTSLPLSAPGVDRVLGGGGGGEALGANIEAQFKAFHVLVEGDGGKRPVDQALQIFAEINQNLAIAATTPAQAAAANAALVPLIASLRGNSSRYPAPFDAMIVAAVNDFEGDATGATVSLLRQALASDVARQCAEILTNRYPFVKASTRDIPLTAFASMFAPGGTMDKFMKERLDPYIDKSGQNWNWRQDSRVARALSPTTLREFQRASDIREAFFPTGGNLPNFQMVVVPTTISSDAQSAKLEINGFTVASQQGVNTPTPVMWPGAGLKKTSIILAIGGAAANNNAGGIFGGGFFSNSPTPAAPSEVKMFERDGDWSFFRLLDAGSVLRQGDNVVFTLAASGRQVGYQFGVGSLKNPLVLPALREIRCPAGI; encoded by the coding sequence ATGAATCTCGCGACGTGGCTCAGGATCGCAGCCATCTTTGTCGGCGCACTCGCGCTGACGCTGCTGATCTGGTTCGGCGGCCCCTTCGTCGCTTTCGGCGAAGTGCGTCCGTTCGAATCGGTCTGGGTCAGGCTGCCGATCGCGCTGATTCTTATGCTCGGCGCGCTCGGCTGGATCGCCTGGATCGTGATCAGCCGGCGCAGAGCCGTCGCCGCGCTCTCCGACGCGATGGCCAAGGAGGAGTCGCAAACCGGCGACGGTGCCGCGCTCGGCGCCGGCATGCGCGATGCGCTGGCGACGCTCAGGCGCACCCGCGGCAAGGATGGCGGCGACTATCTCTACGACCTGCCCTGGTACGTGATCATCGGCCCGCCCGGCGCCGGCAAGACGACCGCGCTGGTCAATTCGGGGCTGAAGTTCCCCCTCGCCCGCGGCGGCCAGGCGCCGGCGGCGGTCGCCGGCAATGGCGGCACCCGCTATTGCGACTGGTGGTTTGCCGAAGAAGCGGTGCTGATCGACACTGCCGGCCGCTACACCACGCAGGACACCGACAGCAAGGCTGAACGGACAAGCTGGCTCTCCTTCCTCGACCTGCTCAAGTCGAACCGGCCGCGCCAGCCGATCAACGGCGTCATGGTCGCGATCAGCGTCGAGGACCTGCTGACCTCCTCGCAGGAGGAGATCACCGCCCATGCCGAGGCGATCCGCGCCCGCCTGCTCGAGCTCAACGAGCGGCTGAAGGTCGACTTCCCGGTCTATGCCGTCTTCACCAAGACCGACCTGATCGCCGGCTTCAACGAGTTCTTCGCCGCGCTCTCCGAGCCGCAGCGGCGCATGGTCTGGGGCCACACCTTCCAGACCGTCGACAAGACCCGCAACATGATCGGTGACGTGCTGCCGGAATTCGACGCGCTGATCGAGCGCCTGAACGAGCGCCTCTCCGACCGCCTGCAGGACGAGCATAACCCGACCTCGCGCGCCAAGCTCTTTGGCCTGCCGAGCCAGATGGCCGCACTGAAGCCGATCGTGAACGATTTTCTCGGCCGGGTCTTCGAGCCGACGCGCTACCAGTCGAGCGCGACGCTGCGCGGCTTCTACTTCACCTCCGGCACCCAGGAAGGCACGCCGATCGACCAGCTGATCGGTGCGCTCTCGCGCAATTTCGGCAGCGAGCACGCCGATTCCGGCAGCTATTCCGGCCGCGGCAAGAGCTTCTTCCTCACCGACCTGATCCAGAAGGTGATCATCGGCGAATCCGGCTGGGTCTCGACCGATTTGCGCGCCGCTCGCCGCTCGACCTTGCTGCGCATCGCCGGCTTCGCCGCGGTCGCGCTGGTCTCGGTGGCGCTCGGCGGCATGTGGTGGACGAGCTATGCCCGCAACAGCGACCTGATCAACCAGAGCAATTACGGCCTCGCCGACTATCGCTCCAGCGCCGCGCCGGTGCTGCAGGAGACCACCCTCTCCGAGCGCAATTTCAGCCGTGTCCTGCCGCTGCTGCACAAGCTGCGCCACATGCCGGCCGGCTACGCCGACAAGGACGAGCCAACGCCGGTTGCCGCCACCTTCGGCCTGAGCCAGCGCGAGCGCCTGCAATCGGCGGCGCAGGAGAGCTACCATCAGGCGCTGGAGCGGCTGCTGCGCTCGCGCATCATCTTCCGGCTCGAGGAGCAGCTCGAGGCCAACGTCAACAACCCCGGCTTCATCTACGAGGCGCTCAAGGTCTATCTGATGGTCGGCGGCCGCGCTCCGCTCGACCGCGACCTCGTGCTCGCCTGGATGCGGCTCGACTGGGCCGAGAACCTCTTCCCCGGCGCCGCCAACGCCAAGGGGCGCGAGGCACTGGAGGAGCATCTCCTCGCACTACTCGACCTCGACGACGGCAGCGAGCCCGTGGTCAAGCTCAACCAGCCGCTCATCGAGAGCAGCCAGCGCACGCTGCGCCGGCTTAGCATCGCCGAGCGCGCCTATGAGCTGCTGCGCACTCAGGGACGCAATGCCGGTCGCGATTGGGTCGCGGCGATCCGCGGCGGCTCGGATGCACGGCTGGTCTTCGAGGGCGTCTCCGGCGAGGATCTCGATTCGATCCGGGTGCCCTATTTCTACACCTATGACGGCTTCCAGAGCGCCTTCGTCGACCGGCTCGGCGATATCGGCGAGCGCATCGAGAAGGAACGCTGGGTGCTCGGCGACAATGCCGACCAGGCGGCGATCACCTCGCAATATGCCAGCCTGTTCCAGGATCTGCTCAAGCTCTACGCGCGCGATTTCACCGCGTCCTGGCAGCGGACGCTGCGCCGGCTGAAACTGCGTCCCCTCAACGCCGACAAGCCGAAATACATCGCGCTCTCGGCGATCGCCGCCCCGACCTCGCCCTTCAAGCAATTGCTCGAATCGATCCGCGACGAGACGCAATTGACGAAAGAGCGGGCGGCGGCGAAGCGGCCGGCTGGGGCGCAAGCGGCCGAGAAGATGGCGGGGCAAGTCGCCGACAAGGCCGCCAAAACCCTGGAGGAGCGCGCCAATTATTCGCTCAGCCGCCTCGGCACCAGCCTGCCGCTCAGCGCGCCCGGCGTCGACCGCGTCCTCGGGGGCGGTGGTGGCGGCGAGGCGCTCGGCGCCAATATCGAGGCGCAGTTCAAGGCCTTCCACGTCCTGGTCGAAGGCGATGGCGGCAAGCGGCCGGTCGATCAGGCGCTGCAGATCTTCGCCGAGATCAACCAGAACCTCGCCATCGCCGCGACCACGCCGGCGCAGGCTGCCGCCGCCAATGCGGCGCTCGTGCCGCTGATCGCCTCGCTGCGCGGCAATTCCTCGCGTTATCCGGCTCCGTTCGACGCGATGATCGTCGCAGCGGTCAACGATTTCGAGGGCGATGCCACCGGCGCGACCGTCTCGCTGCTGCGGCAAGCGCTCGCCAGCGACGTCGCGCGCCAGTGCGCCGAGATCCTGACCAACCGCTATCCCTTCGTGAAGGCCTCGACGCGCGACATTCCGCTCACCGCCTTCGCCAGCATGTTCGCTCCCGGCGGCACCATGGACAAGTTCATGAAGGAGCGGCTCGACCCCTATATCGACAAGTCCGGCCAGAATTGGAACTGGCGTCAGGACAGCCGGGTCGCCCGCGCCCTCTCGCCGACGACGTTGCGCGAATTCCAGCGCGCCAGCGACATCCGCGAGGCCTTCTTCCCGACCGGCGGCAACCTGCCCAACTTCCAGATGGTCGTCGTGCCGACCACCATCTCCTCGGATGCGCAGAGCGCCAAGCTCGAGATCAACGGCTTCACCGTCGCCAGCCAGCAGGGCGTCAACACGCCGACGCCGGTGATGTGGCCGGGCGCGGGGCTGAAGAAGACCTCGATCATCCTGGCGATCGGTGGCGCTGCTGCCAACAACAATGCCGGCGGCATCTTCGGCGGCGGCTTCTTCTCCAACAGCCCGACCCCGGCCGCGCCGAGCGAGGTCAAGATGTTCGAGCGCGACGGCGACTGGTCCTTCTTCCGCCTGCTCGATGCCGGCTCGGTGCTGCGCCAGGGCGACAACGTCGTCTTCACCCTCGCCGCCAGTGGCCGCCAGGTCGGCTACCAGTTCGGCGTCGGCTCGCTGAAGAACCCGCTGGTGCTGCCGGCGCTGCGCGAAATCCGTTGTCCGGCGGGGATTTGA
- the icmH gene encoding type IVB secretion system protein IcmH/DotU, giving the protein MSNDGPSDPFGRSDRTFIRPNPAGRRVPPPSRPAPDAAPGYPPQGQPYPPPNAPYPPQPPAGYPPQASPYGPSGAPQYPQGAPSPGVPGGEEWMSQPQPRQSAPPPPQGYVPQALPKREQMLTPNVNPLLKAAGPLLLLLGRLRANLSSAPATQMIGQVGETIEAFDHEVRAAGFTAEQTRTAKYIICAFADDIVQNIPGDERHVWTQYSMLSRFFGERTGGVRFFEELDRAKRDPSVNYDLLELMHACLSLGFEGVHRTSAGGAANLQMIQRSLFETLRRVKQPDPELSPRWQGQALVGRLARFKIPVWSVAAVAAVAVLGLYFIFRALLGGNAEASAAALLSVHPKGDIEIIRKVAARPPPPLPPPAQQPKVCATVQPPITCQVTPNLIIVRLMDITLFDPGQAVVRNEFRPLIERISAVLNEEGGAIKVVGHSDSDPIRTARFPSNLELSKARAIAVGDLLKSKLKQPDRISTDGKGQDAPIDTNATAAGKAKNRRVEILIQRNG; this is encoded by the coding sequence ATGAGCAACGACGGCCCGTCCGATCCGTTTGGCCGCTCCGACCGGACATTCATCCGGCCGAACCCGGCGGGTCGGCGCGTGCCGCCACCCTCGCGCCCGGCGCCGGACGCAGCTCCGGGATATCCGCCGCAGGGCCAGCCTTATCCGCCGCCAAACGCGCCCTATCCGCCGCAGCCGCCCGCCGGCTATCCACCGCAGGCCTCGCCCTATGGGCCCTCCGGTGCGCCGCAGTACCCGCAAGGAGCCCCCTCGCCCGGCGTGCCCGGCGGCGAGGAGTGGATGTCTCAGCCGCAGCCGCGGCAAAGCGCGCCACCGCCCCCGCAGGGCTATGTGCCGCAGGCTTTGCCGAAGCGCGAGCAGATGCTCACGCCCAACGTCAATCCGCTGCTCAAGGCCGCCGGCCCGCTGCTGCTGCTGCTCGGGCGCCTGCGCGCCAATCTCTCCAGCGCGCCGGCGACGCAGATGATCGGCCAGGTCGGCGAGACCATCGAGGCCTTCGACCATGAGGTTCGCGCCGCCGGCTTCACCGCCGAGCAGACGCGCACGGCGAAATACATCATCTGCGCCTTTGCCGACGACATCGTCCAGAACATCCCTGGCGACGAGCGCCATGTCTGGACGCAGTACAGCATGCTCTCGCGCTTCTTCGGCGAGCGGACTGGCGGTGTGCGATTTTTCGAGGAGTTGGATCGCGCCAAGCGGGATCCGAGCGTCAATTACGACCTGCTCGAACTGATGCATGCCTGCCTGTCGCTCGGCTTCGAGGGCGTGCACCGCACCTCGGCCGGTGGCGCCGCCAACTTGCAGATGATCCAGCGCAGCCTGTTCGAGACGCTGAGGCGTGTGAAGCAGCCCGATCCCGAATTGTCGCCACGCTGGCAGGGCCAGGCTCTGGTCGGGCGGCTGGCGCGCTTCAAGATACCGGTATGGTCGGTCGCTGCCGTGGCGGCGGTCGCCGTGCTCGGCCTCTATTTCATCTTCCGCGCCTTGCTCGGCGGCAATGCCGAGGCCTCGGCCGCCGCCCTGCTTTCGGTCCATCCCAAGGGCGATATCGAGATCATCCGCAAGGTCGCCGCAAGGCCGCCGCCGCCATTGCCGCCTCCGGCGCAGCAGCCCAAGGTCTGCGCCACGGTGCAGCCGCCGATCACCTGCCAGGTCACACCGAACCTGATCATCGTGCGCCTGATGGACATCACCCTGTTCGATCCGGGCCAGGCCGTGGTGCGCAACGAATTCCGCCCGCTGATCGAGCGGATTTCCGCCGTGCTCAACGAGGAAGGCGGCGCGATCAAGGTCGTCGGCCACTCCGACTCCGACCCCATCCGCACGGCCCGCTTCCCCTCCAATCTCGAATTATCGAAGGCTCGCGCCATAGCGGTCGGCGACCTCTTGAAGAGCAAGCTGAAGCAGCCGGACCGCATCAGCACCGATGGCAAGGGCCAGGACGCGCCGATCGACACCAACGCAACCGCAGCCGGCAAGGCTAAGAACCGACGCGTCGAAATCCTGATCCAGCGGAACGGCTAG